A section of the Roseivirga sp. BDSF3-8 genome encodes:
- a CDS encoding regulatory protein RecX, with product MSKAEENHNKIIAQLCDRMASYCAYRERSPREVFDKIKKEGVSQEVAEEVVEKLRDEGFLNEERFASAFVHDKFRLQKWGRIKIRQHLRAHKVEPTVLETSLYNATPDEAYEELLNELLIKKAATLKGQPALQKKQKVTRFLLQRGFENELIREAMDNHLP from the coding sequence ATGAGTAAAGCAGAAGAAAACCATAACAAAATAATCGCCCAGCTTTGCGACCGTATGGCATCATATTGTGCTTATCGTGAGCGATCGCCCCGGGAGGTTTTTGATAAAATTAAAAAGGAAGGTGTCTCACAGGAGGTAGCTGAAGAGGTCGTGGAAAAACTTCGTGATGAGGGCTTTCTGAATGAGGAACGGTTTGCCTCTGCCTTTGTGCACGATAAATTCAGATTACAGAAATGGGGCCGTATTAAGATTCGTCAGCACCTGCGGGCCCATAAGGTAGAGCCGACCGTATTGGAGACCTCACTGTATAATGCCACACCGGATGAAGCCTATGAAGAGCTCCTCAATGAGCTATTAATAAAAAAAGCCGCCACTCTGAAGGGCCAACCGGCATTACAAAAAAAGCAGAAGGTAACCCGCTTTTTGCTTCAACGGGGGTTTGAGAACGAGCTTATCCGTGAGGCTATGGATAATCACCTGCCATAG
- a CDS encoding DUF4230 domain-containing protein — protein MKLIRLIIKLFLIAGILFLLYLGWEYVKVTLGNNRSEDPTTVETGTILRRMETMGKLELVKFTMQEVVEVKKRNDSYLGIFPVPDSKILVVTSGEAAGCVDLTRIIASDIYQEGDTMIIQLPEPELCYFKVNLQNSKVYSLDKALWMENPSGNLVQRAYREAERQVKISAIKGGILEQTKTGAEQVLVPLLEQMTGKHVILRFPEQVAPTYLEPPVRN, from the coding sequence ATGAAACTTATACGTCTCATTATAAAGCTTTTTCTCATTGCCGGAATTCTCTTCCTGTTATATCTGGGGTGGGAGTATGTGAAAGTTACCCTGGGTAATAACCGTAGTGAGGACCCTACTACGGTTGAGACAGGTACCATACTCAGGAGAATGGAGACAATGGGTAAACTAGAACTGGTAAAATTTACCATGCAGGAGGTGGTTGAGGTCAAAAAAAGGAATGATTCCTATCTTGGCATATTCCCGGTTCCGGATAGTAAGATTCTCGTAGTTACTAGTGGAGAGGCGGCTGGCTGTGTAGACCTTACCCGCATTATAGCTTCGGATATTTACCAGGAAGGCGACACCATGATCATACAGTTACCTGAGCCTGAGCTTTGCTATTTTAAAGTTAACCTTCAGAACTCAAAGGTATACTCGCTGGATAAAGCCCTATGGATGGAAAATCCCTCCGGTAATTTGGTGCAGAGAGCCTACCGTGAAGCAGAACGGCAGGTCAAAATATCTGCCATAAAAGGCGGAATACTCGAACAAACAAAAACCGGAGCCGAACAGGTACTGGTGCCATTACTGGAACAAATGACAGGTAAGCATGTGATACTCCGCTTTCCTGAACAAGTGGCGCCCACCTACCTGGAGCCACCTGTGAGAAACTGA
- a CDS encoding NAD(P)H-dependent flavin oxidoreductase, producing MKTPEDFAIPTELTRMLDIKYPVIMAPMFLVSNAAMVKAAGSAGITGAMPALNYRSISQLKEALRDMKENGDGPVGINLIVNKSNYKMREQLHACIDEGVDYFITSLGSPAEVIEESKREGVKVFCDVTDTAYATRVEDLGADALIAVNNEAGGHAGKLSPEELIPALREVCSIPVISAGGVGTGAGLDRMLKLGACGISMGSPFIATVESRVSDDYKQAVVDYGAGDIVMTTKLSGTPCTVINTPYVQEIGTSQNLLERILNSNKRLKKWAKMLTFYKGMKLLQNAAFSATYKSVWCAGPSIAHVNSIEPVAAVVDRIVNEYYQIRTASVIDTK from the coding sequence ATGAAAACCCCTGAAGACTTTGCTATACCTACCGAGCTGACGAGGATGCTGGATATCAAATATCCCGTTATCATGGCTCCGATGTTTCTGGTATCTAATGCCGCTATGGTGAAGGCTGCTGGTAGTGCGGGCATTACAGGGGCCATGCCTGCACTGAATTACCGTAGTATTTCTCAGTTAAAAGAGGCCTTACGAGACATGAAGGAGAACGGTGACGGCCCTGTGGGCATTAACCTCATCGTAAATAAGTCTAACTATAAAATGCGGGAGCAGCTTCATGCCTGTATAGACGAGGGGGTAGACTATTTTATCACCTCTCTGGGAAGCCCCGCTGAAGTCATAGAAGAAAGTAAAAGAGAGGGAGTCAAAGTGTTTTGTGATGTGACAGACACTGCCTATGCCACCCGGGTGGAAGACCTGGGGGCTGATGCCCTCATCGCTGTAAATAACGAAGCCGGTGGGCATGCAGGCAAGCTATCGCCGGAGGAACTGATCCCTGCTTTGAGAGAAGTATGTAGCATCCCTGTTATTTCCGCCGGAGGCGTGGGCACAGGAGCCGGGCTGGACAGAATGCTTAAGCTTGGGGCATGTGGCATAAGCATGGGAAGCCCTTTTATCGCTACTGTAGAAAGCCGGGTGAGTGATGATTATAAGCAGGCAGTAGTAGACTATGGGGCCGGTGACATTGTTATGACCACTAAGTTAAGTGGTACACCATGCACAGTGATTAATACACCCTATGTACAGGAGATCGGTACCAGCCAAAACCTCCTCGAAAGGATACTTAACAGCAATAAGAGACTGAAGAAGTGGGCAAAAATGCTGACTTTTTATAAAGGGATGAAACTGCTCCAAAACGCCGCATTTAGTGCTACGTATAAGTCCGTATGGTGTGCCGGTCCTTCTATTGCTCACGTGAACAGTATAGAACCAGTGGCAGCAGTAGTTGACAGAATTGTAAATGAATACTATCAAATACGAACCGCCAGTGTTATAGACACCAAATAA
- a CDS encoding radical SAM/SPASM domain-containing protein, producing MKGRFHDMVNLGGKLTVRRVLNAAKVLGSYYRSRLSGKPILSGMPVALSVEPTTHCNLRCPECPSGLRKFSRPTGMLTVDLFRKVIDELSPDLLYLLLYFQGEPYLHPQFSELVNYASRKGIYTATSTNAHYLTDARCRSTIESGLDRLIISIDGATQETYESYRIGGSLEKVLEGTKRLVEWKRKLKSNTPHIIFQFLVVKPNEHETEEVKRLASEAGVDEIRFKTAQIYDYENGSPLIPTIDKYSRYKRKNDGRWELKNKMLNQCWKMWHSSVVTWDGRVVPCCFDKDATHVFGSVEENSTFKEIWQSGSYDAFRKALLTSRSEIDICKNCTEGTKVWA from the coding sequence GTGAAAGGAAGATTTCATGACATGGTTAATCTGGGGGGCAAGCTTACTGTCCGACGCGTGCTTAATGCCGCAAAGGTGCTGGGCAGCTACTACCGGTCAAGGCTATCCGGCAAGCCCATATTGAGTGGTATGCCTGTTGCCCTGTCTGTAGAACCGACGACGCATTGTAACTTGCGCTGCCCTGAGTGCCCCAGCGGTCTGCGAAAATTCAGCCGCCCTACCGGTATGCTGACTGTCGATCTTTTCCGGAAGGTAATAGACGAGCTATCTCCGGACCTGCTTTACCTGTTGCTCTATTTTCAAGGTGAGCCCTACCTTCATCCACAGTTTTCCGAACTTGTGAATTATGCCAGCCGCAAAGGCATATACACTGCTACCAGCACTAATGCCCACTATCTTACTGATGCCCGGTGCCGTAGTACAATCGAATCAGGGCTGGATCGCTTAATCATAAGCATAGACGGCGCCACCCAGGAGACCTACGAGTCTTACCGGATCGGAGGATCTCTGGAAAAAGTACTGGAGGGGACGAAAAGGCTGGTGGAATGGAAAAGGAAGCTCAAAAGCAACACCCCACATATAATCTTTCAGTTTTTGGTGGTTAAACCTAATGAGCACGAAACGGAAGAGGTGAAAAGGCTGGCATCAGAGGCGGGCGTTGATGAAATACGCTTTAAAACGGCCCAGATCTATGACTATGAAAATGGGTCACCCCTCATTCCCACCATCGATAAATACAGCCGGTATAAGCGGAAGAATGATGGTAGGTGGGAGTTAAAAAATAAAATGCTTAACCAATGCTGGAAAATGTGGCACAGTTCAGTGGTTACCTGGGATGGCCGCGTAGTTCCCTGTTGCTTTGATAAAGACGCTACTCACGTATTCGGCAGTGTGGAAGAGAACTCTACGTTTAAAGAGATATGGCAATCCGGATCTTATGATGCATTCCGAAAGGCCCTGCTCACCTCCAGAAGCGAAATTGATATCTGTAAAAACTGTACAGAGGGCACCAAAGTATGGGCCTGA
- a CDS encoding inositol monophosphatase family protein yields the protein MTIPSIDILHKVVAVAKEAGSFIRKESESFDRDAVEHKGFNDLVSYVDKTAEKIIVEGLKGVLPGAGFIAEEGTGEQNPEGPNWIIDPLDGTTNFVHGIPAFAVSIALYDAGELTLGVVYEVIGDECFSALKGSGAWLNDKPIRVSQAARLESGLIATGFPYAKFDHMPQYLDVLTEFMRSTHGVRRIGSAAIDLAYTACGRFEGFFEYGLKPWDVAAGILLVKEAGGELSDFTGGDQYLFGGQIVAANALHNDILSVIRKQWPEDETRMKS from the coding sequence TACTGCATAAAGTAGTGGCTGTAGCCAAAGAAGCCGGTTCTTTTATCAGGAAAGAAAGTGAAAGCTTTGACCGGGATGCCGTAGAGCATAAAGGCTTTAATGACCTGGTAAGCTATGTGGACAAAACGGCCGAAAAGATTATAGTAGAAGGGCTGAAAGGTGTGCTTCCCGGAGCGGGATTTATTGCAGAAGAAGGTACTGGTGAGCAAAACCCTGAAGGACCTAACTGGATCATTGACCCCCTGGATGGCACGACAAACTTTGTGCATGGTATCCCGGCCTTTGCGGTAAGCATTGCCCTCTATGATGCTGGTGAACTCACCCTTGGTGTTGTTTATGAAGTAATAGGAGACGAATGTTTTTCTGCTCTGAAAGGGTCAGGTGCCTGGCTTAATGATAAGCCCATCAGGGTTTCTCAGGCAGCCCGCCTTGAGTCCGGCCTTATTGCCACGGGGTTTCCTTATGCAAAATTTGATCATATGCCCCAGTACCTGGATGTACTTACCGAATTTATGCGAAGTACTCACGGGGTTCGGCGAATAGGTAGTGCTGCCATAGACCTGGCCTATACGGCTTGTGGGCGCTTCGAAGGTTTCTTTGAGTATGGACTGAAGCCATGGGATGTAGCAGCCGGAATACTGCTGGTAAAGGAGGCAGGTGGAGAGCTCTCCGATTTCACAGGGGGAGATCAATATCTGTTTGGAGGTCAGATCGTAGCCGCAAATGCCCTGCATAATGACATTCTGTCTGTGATCAGGAAACAGTGGCCCGAAGATGAAACCAGAATGAAAAGCTAA